Proteins encoded together in one Stutzerimonas stutzeri window:
- the istA gene encoding IS21-like element ISPst3 family transposase: MEMMGKIRRMYFRDKLSLHEIAKRTGLARNTIRKWVRAPEAKPPVYQRRAIFNKLSPFHATLEQALKADSLRPKQQQRSAKALLAQIKAEGYDGGYSQLTAFIRAWRGGQGKASQAFVPLTFALGEAFQFDWSEEGLLVGGIYRRMQVAHLKLCASRAFWLVAYPSQGHEMLFDAHTRSFGSLGGVPRRGIYDNMKTAVDKVNKGKGRAVNARFAVMCAHYLFDPDFCNVAAGWEKGIVEKNVQDSRRRIWLDAQDCQFHSVEELNAWLGQRCRALWNELTHPQYSGLSVAEVLELERAELMPVPAPFDGYVERPARVSSTCLVSVGRNRYSVPCEYAGKWVSSRLYPTRIEVVADDALIASHVRLLDRDQVSYDWQHYLPLIERKPGALRNGAPFADLPAPLRQLKHGLERHAGGDRIMAQVLAAVPVAGLDAVLVAVELVLESGSLSAEHILNVVARLAATEPPPSVETHLSLKEAPVANTARYDRLRGQAEEVGHA; encoded by the coding sequence ATGGAAATGATGGGCAAAATCCGCCGGATGTATTTCCGCGACAAGCTGTCGCTGCATGAGATAGCCAAGCGCACCGGGTTGGCGCGCAACACGATTCGCAAGTGGGTCAGAGCACCTGAGGCCAAGCCGCCGGTCTACCAACGCCGCGCGATCTTCAACAAACTCAGCCCTTTTCACGCCACGCTGGAGCAGGCGCTAAAAGCCGATTCGCTGCGGCCCAAGCAACAGCAGCGCAGTGCCAAGGCGCTGTTGGCGCAAATCAAAGCCGAAGGTTATGACGGTGGCTACAGCCAGCTCACCGCGTTTATCCGTGCCTGGCGAGGGGGACAGGGCAAGGCGTCGCAGGCCTTTGTGCCGCTGACCTTTGCTCTTGGCGAGGCGTTTCAGTTTGACTGGAGCGAGGAAGGCTTGCTGGTCGGCGGCATTTACCGGCGTATGCAGGTGGCACATCTGAAGCTGTGTGCCAGCCGTGCGTTCTGGCTTGTGGCGTATCCGAGCCAGGGCCATGAGATGTTATTTGACGCCCATACACGCTCGTTCGGCTCCTTGGGCGGCGTGCCGCGCCGGGGCATCTACGACAACATGAAGACCGCCGTCGACAAGGTCAATAAGGGCAAAGGCCGGGCGGTGAATGCGCGCTTTGCGGTGATGTGCGCGCATTACCTGTTCGATCCGGACTTCTGCAACGTCGCCGCTGGTTGGGAAAAGGGCATCGTTGAAAAGAACGTGCAAGACAGCCGCAGGCGTATCTGGCTAGACGCCCAGGACTGCCAGTTTCACTCCGTCGAGGAACTCAATGCCTGGCTGGGCCAGCGCTGCCGCGCGCTTTGGAACGAGCTGACGCACCCTCAATACAGCGGGCTGAGTGTGGCCGAAGTGCTGGAGTTGGAGCGCGCTGAACTGATGCCTGTGCCAGCGCCATTCGACGGTTACGTCGAGCGGCCTGCGCGGGTCTCCAGCACCTGCCTGGTCAGCGTCGGGCGCAACCGCTACTCGGTGCCGTGTGAGTACGCGGGTAAGTGGGTCAGCAGCCGTTTGTATCCGACGCGAATCGAGGTGGTGGCTGACGACGCGCTGATCGCCAGCCATGTCCGCTTGCTGGATCGCGACCAGGTCAGCTATGACTGGCAGCACTACCTCCCGCTGATCGAACGCAAGCCCGGTGCGCTGCGCAACGGCGCGCCCTTTGCTGATCTGCCGGCGCCGCTGCGTCAGCTTAAGCACGGTCTGGAGCGTCATGCCGGCGGTGACCGGATCATGGCGCAAGTTCTGGCTGCCGTACCAGTCGCCGGGCTCGATGCGGTGCTGGTGGCTGTTGAGCTGGTACTGGAAAGCGGCAGCCTGAGCGCCGAACACATCCTCAATGTCGTGGCGCGCCTGGCCGCGACCGAACCACCACCCAGCGTCGAAACCCACTTGTCGCTCAAGGAAGCCCCCGTCGCTAACACGGCGCGCTACGACCGCCTGCGTGGCCAGGCCGAGGAGGTCGGTCATGCGTGA
- the ahpF gene encoding alkyl hydroperoxide reductase subunit F: MLDSNLKTQLKAYLEKVTQPFEIVASLDDGEKSRELLSLLQDIAGLSDKITLKTDGDDARKPSFSLNRIGGNISLRFAGIPMGHEFTSLVLALLQVGGHPSKTAPEVIEQIKALDGDYRFETYFSLSCQNCPDVVQALNLMAVLNPNVKHVAIDGALFQDEVEARQIMSVPSIYLNGELFTQGRMSEEEILAKLDTGSSARDAEKLKAKDAFDVLVVGGGPAGAAAAIYAARKGVRTGVAAERFGGQVLDTMAIENFISVKETEGPKLARALEEHVREYEVDIMNLQRASQLIPAGADGLHRVQFENGGELKAKTLILATGARWREMNVPGEQEYRGRGVAYCPHCDGPLFKGKRVAVIGGGNSGVEAAIDLAGIVAHVTLLEFGEDLRADAVLQRKLNSLPNVRVLKMAQTTEVKGDGQKVTGLVYKDRTNDEVHSVELEGIFVQIGLLPNSEWLKGTLELSRFGEIIVDAKGQTSIPGVFAAGDVTTVPYKQIVIAVGEGAKASLSAFDHLIRTSAPA; encoded by the coding sequence ATGTTGGATTCCAATCTCAAGACCCAGTTGAAAGCCTACCTGGAGAAGGTCACCCAGCCCTTCGAGATCGTCGCGTCCCTCGATGACGGCGAGAAATCCCGGGAGCTGCTGAGCCTGCTGCAGGACATCGCCGGCCTCAGCGACAAGATCACCTTGAAGACCGACGGCGACGATGCGCGCAAGCCGTCGTTCTCGCTCAACCGCATCGGCGGCAACATCAGCCTGCGTTTCGCCGGCATCCCCATGGGCCACGAGTTCACCTCGCTGGTGCTGGCCTTGCTGCAGGTCGGCGGCCACCCGTCGAAGACCGCGCCGGAAGTCATTGAGCAGATCAAGGCGCTCGACGGCGACTACCGCTTCGAAACCTACTTCTCGCTGTCCTGCCAGAACTGCCCGGACGTGGTCCAGGCGCTGAACCTGATGGCCGTGCTCAACCCGAACGTCAAGCACGTGGCCATCGACGGCGCGCTGTTCCAGGATGAAGTCGAAGCGCGGCAGATCATGTCGGTGCCGAGCATCTACCTCAACGGCGAGCTGTTCACCCAGGGCCGCATGAGCGAGGAAGAGATCCTCGCCAAGCTCGACACCGGTTCCAGCGCCCGTGATGCCGAGAAGCTCAAGGCCAAGGACGCCTTCGACGTGCTGGTGGTCGGCGGCGGCCCGGCTGGCGCCGCAGCGGCCATCTACGCCGCGCGCAAGGGCGTCCGCACCGGCGTCGCGGCCGAGCGCTTCGGCGGTCAGGTGCTGGACACCATGGCCATCGAGAACTTCATCTCGGTGAAGGAAACCGAAGGCCCGAAACTGGCCCGCGCGCTGGAAGAGCACGTGCGCGAGTACGAGGTCGACATCATGAACCTGCAGCGCGCCAGCCAGCTGATCCCGGCTGGTGCCGATGGCCTGCACCGGGTGCAGTTCGAGAACGGCGGCGAGCTCAAGGCCAAGACCCTGATCCTCGCCACTGGCGCGCGCTGGCGCGAAATGAACGTGCCGGGCGAGCAGGAATACCGCGGCCGCGGCGTCGCCTACTGCCCGCACTGCGACGGCCCGCTGTTCAAGGGCAAGCGCGTGGCGGTGATCGGCGGTGGCAACTCCGGCGTGGAAGCGGCCATCGACCTGGCCGGCATCGTCGCCCACGTGACCCTGCTGGAATTCGGCGAAGACCTGCGTGCCGACGCCGTGCTGCAGCGCAAGCTCAACAGCCTGCCCAACGTCCGCGTGCTGAAGATGGCGCAGACCACCGAGGTCAAGGGCGACGGCCAGAAGGTCACGGGCCTGGTCTACAAGGACCGCACCAACGACGAGGTGCACAGCGTCGAGCTGGAAGGCATCTTCGTGCAGATCGGCCTGCTGCCCAACAGCGAATGGCTCAAGGGCACCCTGGAGCTGTCGCGTTTCGGCGAGATCATCGTCGACGCCAAGGGCCAGACCAGCATCCCCGGCGTGTTCGCCGCCGGTGACGTGACCACGGTGCCGTACAAGCAGATCGTGATCGCCGTCGGTGAAGGCGCCAAGGCCTCGCTGAGCGCCTTCGATCACCTGATCCGCACCTCCGCGCCGGCCTGA
- a CDS encoding GGDEF domain-containing protein: protein MQQIPNHQLVAEWLRLLDGYPAEAAAALQAVTAEKSQELAEHFYSQMLADPHSASFLSHDQVKNRLGKSMQKWIVTVCSSTAHSDLNAVIDLQRKVGDIHARIEIPVSLVLRGSRSLKGRLRQLLEQRELAEPIRRKAARMGADLIDLAVEIICFAYSQSHDRNSRAEEAYRLFSVSQNIGVEKERQRAALLDWENQLMFDLAIGNLTGTLPQLAGSEFGLWFRHKASHAFQGSPESASILEYITQIDEELKVIATLDDAAGRLGKLHQIREQTRSIKFLLDSLFEQANDLEAGRDVLTRLLNRKFLPVVMAKEVLYARQSNNTFGVLAIDVDHFKRINDTHGHDAGDQILQQVGALLASNTRGGDYAFRLGGEEFLLVLVDIDTNKALAAAEKLRERIAREHFRLSSGEVLQVTVSIGMAVHDGHPDYERLLQQADQALYQAKHGGRNRCVLYAG from the coding sequence ATGCAGCAAATACCCAACCATCAGCTGGTCGCCGAGTGGCTGCGCCTGCTGGACGGCTATCCGGCCGAAGCCGCCGCCGCTCTGCAGGCGGTGACCGCCGAGAAGAGCCAGGAACTGGCCGAGCACTTCTATTCGCAGATGCTCGCCGATCCCCATTCGGCCAGCTTCCTGTCCCACGATCAGGTGAAGAACCGCCTCGGCAAATCGATGCAGAAGTGGATCGTGACGGTCTGTTCATCGACGGCCCACAGCGACCTTAATGCCGTGATCGACCTGCAGCGCAAGGTCGGCGACATCCACGCGCGTATCGAGATACCGGTCAGCCTGGTGCTGCGCGGCTCCCGCTCGCTCAAGGGTCGCCTGCGCCAGTTGCTGGAACAACGCGAGCTCGCCGAGCCGATCAGGCGCAAGGCCGCGCGCATGGGGGCCGACCTGATCGACCTGGCGGTGGAGATCATCTGCTTCGCCTATTCCCAGTCCCATGACCGCAACTCGCGAGCCGAGGAAGCCTATCGGCTGTTCTCCGTGTCGCAGAACATCGGTGTCGAGAAGGAGCGCCAGCGCGCGGCACTGCTGGACTGGGAGAACCAGCTGATGTTCGACCTGGCCATCGGCAACCTCACCGGCACGCTGCCGCAGCTGGCCGGCTCCGAGTTCGGCCTGTGGTTCCGCCACAAGGCTTCCCATGCCTTCCAGGGCTCACCGGAGAGCGCGAGCATCCTCGAGTACATCACGCAGATCGATGAAGAGCTCAAGGTCATCGCCACGCTGGACGATGCCGCCGGACGCCTGGGCAAGCTGCATCAGATCCGCGAGCAGACGCGCTCGATCAAGTTCCTGCTCGACAGCCTGTTCGAGCAGGCCAACGATCTGGAGGCTGGCCGTGATGTCCTGACGCGGCTGCTCAATCGAAAATTCCTGCCGGTGGTGATGGCCAAGGAAGTGCTCTACGCGCGCCAGTCGAACAACACCTTCGGTGTGCTCGCCATCGACGTCGATCACTTCAAGCGCATCAACGACACCCATGGCCACGACGCTGGCGACCAGATTCTTCAGCAGGTCGGCGCGCTGCTGGCGAGCAACACCCGCGGCGGCGACTATGCGTTCCGCCTGGGGGGCGAAGAGTTCCTGCTGGTGCTGGTGGACATCGATACCAACAAGGCGCTGGCGGCTGCCGAGAAACTGCGCGAACGCATCGCCCGCGAGCACTTCCGCCTGTCCAGCGGCGAGGTGCTGCAGGTGACGGTCAGCATCGGTATGGCGGTGCACGACGGTCACCCCGACTACGAACGCCTGCTGCAACAGGCCGATCAGGCGCTCTATCAGGCCAAGCACGGCGGGCGCAATCGCTGCGTGCTATACGCCGGCTGA
- a CDS encoding lysophospholipid acyltransferase family protein produces the protein MSLLFPLRIVLFYFLLAFTAFVWCLVSLVFAPFMAFRARYRFVVQNWCRCAIWLGKTLVGLRYEVHGAENVPARPCVILAKHQSTWETFFLSAYFEPLTQVLKRELLRVPFFGWAIMLLKPIAIDRGNPKAALRQVAKQGHERLEQGAWVLIFPEGTRVPVGQPAKFSRSGAALAVNAGLPVLPIAHNAGMFWPKAGWGKRPGTIQVVIGPPMMAESEGPRAVAELNQRAEDWVNAQVSQLEVQGRPTH, from the coding sequence ATGAGCCTCCTGTTTCCCCTCCGCATCGTGCTGTTCTATTTCCTGCTGGCCTTCACCGCCTTCGTCTGGTGCCTGGTGAGTCTGGTGTTCGCGCCCTTCATGGCGTTTCGCGCCCGCTATCGCTTCGTGGTGCAGAACTGGTGCCGCTGCGCCATCTGGCTGGGCAAGACGCTGGTCGGCCTGCGCTACGAAGTGCATGGAGCGGAGAACGTACCGGCGCGTCCCTGCGTGATCCTGGCCAAGCACCAGAGCACCTGGGAGACCTTCTTTCTTTCGGCCTACTTCGAGCCGCTGACCCAGGTGCTCAAGCGCGAGTTGCTGCGGGTGCCGTTCTTCGGCTGGGCGATCATGCTGCTCAAGCCCATCGCCATCGACCGCGGCAACCCAAAGGCGGCGCTGCGCCAGGTCGCCAAGCAGGGTCACGAGCGACTGGAGCAGGGCGCCTGGGTGCTGATCTTTCCGGAAGGCACCCGTGTACCGGTCGGCCAGCCGGCCAAGTTCTCCCGCAGCGGCGCGGCGCTGGCAGTCAATGCCGGTCTGCCGGTGCTGCCGATCGCCCACAACGCCGGCATGTTCTGGCCCAAGGCAGGCTGGGGCAAGCGCCCCGGCACCATCCAGGTAGTCATCGGCCCGCCGATGATGGCCGAGAGCGAAGGCCCGCGCGCTGTCGCCGAACTCAACCAGCGCGCCGAAGACTGGGTCAACGCGCAAGTCAGTCAGCTCGAAGTACAGGGTCGTCCGACCCACTGA
- the gmhB gene encoding D-glycero-beta-D-manno-heptose 1,7-bisphosphate 7-phosphatase, with protein MKLIVLDRDGVINEDSDEYVKSVEEWIPIPGSLEAIARLCKAGWTVAVATNQSGVARGKFDLSTLGDMHFKMQQLVMGQGGRIDLIVHCPHGPDDGCDCRKPKPGMFRTIAEHFGLADLKGVPVVGDSHRDLHAGMLLGGVPYLVRTGKGLRTLEGTLPPGTQVFDDLAAVVDHLLESSR; from the coding sequence GTGAAGCTGATCGTGCTGGACCGCGACGGCGTGATCAACGAGGACTCCGACGAGTACGTCAAGTCGGTGGAGGAGTGGATTCCCATTCCCGGGTCGCTGGAGGCGATTGCGCGGCTGTGCAAGGCCGGCTGGACGGTGGCGGTGGCCACCAACCAGTCCGGCGTGGCGCGCGGCAAGTTCGACCTGAGCACCCTCGGCGACATGCACTTCAAAATGCAACAGCTGGTGATGGGGCAGGGCGGGCGCATCGACCTCATCGTGCATTGCCCCCACGGCCCGGACGATGGTTGCGACTGCCGCAAGCCCAAGCCCGGGATGTTTCGCACCATCGCCGAGCACTTCGGCCTGGCCGATCTCAAGGGCGTTCCGGTGGTGGGTGACAGCCATCGCGATCTGCATGCCGGCATGCTGCTGGGTGGCGTCCCCTACCTGGTCAGGACCGGCAAGGGCCTGCGCACTCTGGAAGGTACGCTGCCGCCGGGTACGCAGGTATTCGATGACCTGGCCGCCGTAGTCGATCATCTACTCGAGAGTTCTCGATGA
- the glyS gene encoding glycine--tRNA ligase subunit beta, translating into MSALDFLVELGTEELPPKALAKLAEAFCAGIEKGLKDAGLGFAKAQAYAAPRRLAVLVEQLATQQPDRSINLDGPPMQAAFDAHGEPTQAALGFARKCGVDLAEIDRSGPKLKFSRTIEGQPATQLLPGIVEASLNDLPIPKRMRWAARKEEFVRPTQWLVMLFGEQVIDCEILAQRAGRESRGHRFHSPGQVHISKPSSYLEDLRGAHVIADFAERRELIAKRVEQLASEQNGSAIVPPALLDEVTALVEWPVPLVCSFEERFLEVPQEALISTMQDNQKYFCLLDTNGKLLPRFITVANIESKDPAQIVSGNEKVVRPRLTDAEFFFKQDKKQPLERFNDRLKNVVFQAQLGTVYDKAERVSRLAGLIAERTGGDKARAMRAGLLSKADLATEMVGEFPEMQGIAGYYYALNEGEPEDVALALNEQYMPRGAGGELPSTLTGAAVAVADKLDTLVGIFGIGMLPTGSKDPYALRRAALGVLRILIEKQLDLNLVEAVNFAIGQFGTQVKSAGLADQVLEFIFDRLRARYEDEGVDVAAYLSVRAVQPGSALDFDQRVQAVQAFRTLPEAEALAAANKRVSNLLAKFEAKLPEAVEPRWFDNATEFSLYSAIQQAEQAVQPLAAARQYREALERLAHLRGPVDAFFEAVLVNAEDASVRANRYALLARLRGLFLGVADISALG; encoded by the coding sequence ATGAGTGCACTGGATTTCCTCGTCGAACTGGGTACCGAAGAACTGCCACCGAAGGCGCTCGCCAAGCTGGCCGAAGCCTTCTGCGCCGGCATCGAGAAGGGCCTGAAGGACGCCGGCCTGGGCTTTGCCAAGGCCCAGGCCTACGCCGCACCGCGTCGCCTGGCCGTGCTGGTCGAGCAGCTGGCCACCCAGCAGCCGGACCGCAGCATCAACCTCGACGGCCCGCCGATGCAGGCCGCCTTCGACGCCCACGGTGAGCCGACCCAGGCTGCCCTGGGTTTCGCCCGCAAGTGTGGCGTGGACCTGGCCGAAATCGACCGCAGCGGGCCCAAGCTCAAGTTCAGCCGCACCATCGAAGGTCAGCCCGCCACCCAGCTGCTGCCGGGTATCGTCGAGGCTTCGCTGAACGACCTGCCGATTCCCAAGCGCATGCGCTGGGCCGCACGCAAGGAAGAGTTCGTCCGTCCGACCCAGTGGCTGGTGATGCTGTTCGGCGAGCAGGTGATCGACTGCGAGATCCTCGCCCAGCGCGCCGGTCGCGAATCCCGCGGCCACCGCTTCCACAGCCCGGGTCAGGTGCATATCTCCAAACCCTCCAGCTACCTGGAAGACCTGCGCGGCGCCCATGTGATCGCCGACTTCGCCGAGCGTCGCGAGCTGATCGCCAAGCGCGTCGAGCAGCTGGCGTCCGAGCAGAACGGCAGTGCCATCGTGCCGCCGGCGCTGCTCGATGAGGTCACCGCCCTGGTGGAGTGGCCGGTGCCGCTGGTCTGCTCGTTCGAGGAGCGTTTCCTCGAGGTGCCGCAGGAGGCGCTCATCTCCACCATGCAGGACAACCAAAAGTATTTCTGCCTGCTGGATACCAACGGCAAACTGCTGCCACGCTTCATCACCGTGGCCAATATCGAATCGAAGGACCCGGCGCAGATCGTCTCCGGCAACGAGAAGGTCGTGCGTCCGCGTCTGACCGACGCCGAGTTCTTCTTCAAGCAGGACAAGAAGCAGCCGCTGGAACGCTTCAACGATCGTCTGAAGAACGTGGTGTTCCAGGCCCAGCTCGGCACCGTGTACGACAAAGCCGAGCGTGTCTCGCGTCTGGCCGGGCTGATCGCCGAGCGCACCGGCGGCGACAAGGCGCGCGCCATGCGTGCCGGCCTGCTGAGCAAGGCCGACCTGGCCACCGAGATGGTTGGCGAGTTTCCGGAGATGCAGGGCATCGCCGGCTACTACTACGCGCTCAACGAGGGCGAGCCTGAGGACGTTGCACTGGCGCTGAACGAGCAGTACATGCCGCGTGGCGCCGGTGGCGAGCTGCCGAGCACCCTGACCGGTGCCGCGGTGGCAGTGGCGGACAAGCTCGACACCCTGGTCGGGATCTTCGGTATCGGCATGCTGCCGACCGGCTCCAAGGACCCCTATGCACTGCGCCGCGCTGCCCTCGGCGTGCTGCGCATCCTCATCGAGAAGCAGCTGGACCTGAACCTGGTCGAGGCGGTGAACTTCGCCATCGGCCAGTTCGGTACCCAGGTCAAGTCGGCCGGCCTTGCCGATCAGGTGCTGGAGTTCATCTTCGACCGCCTGCGTGCACGTTACGAGGACGAGGGCGTCGACGTCGCCGCCTACCTCTCGGTGCGTGCCGTGCAGCCCGGTTCGGCGCTGGACTTCGATCAGCGCGTGCAGGCGGTGCAGGCCTTCCGCACCCTGCCGGAAGCCGAGGCGCTGGCCGCGGCGAACAAGCGCGTATCCAACCTGCTGGCCAAGTTCGAGGCCAAGCTGCCGGAAGCGGTCGAACCTCGCTGGTTCGACAACGCCACCGAGTTCTCACTGTATTCGGCGATCCAGCAGGCCGAACAGGCCGTGCAGCCGCTGGCCGCCGCACGCCAGTACCGAGAGGCACTGGAGCGTCTGGCGCACCTGCGTGGTCCGGTGGACGCCTTCTTCGAGGCGGTGCTGGTCAATGCCGAAGACGCTTCGGTACGCGCCAACCGTTACGCCTTGCTGGCCCGGCTGAGAGGATTGTTCCTTGGCGTTGCCGATATTTCCGCACTTGGCTAA
- the glyQ gene encoding glycine--tRNA ligase subunit alpha: protein MSQTTPAVRTFQDLILALQSYWAEQGCVVLQPYDMEMGAGTFHTATFLRAIGPETWNAAYVQPSRRPADGRYGENPNRLQHYYQFQVVLKPNPDNIQDLYLESLRRIGVDTSVHDVRFVEDNWESPTLGAWGLGWEVWLNGMEVTQFTYFQQVGGVECYPVTGEITYGLERLAMYLQGVDSVYDLIWADGPFGTVTYGDVFHQNEVEQSTYNFEHANVPKLFELFDFYESEANRLMAAELPLPAYEMVVKASHTFNLLDARRAISVTARQQYILRVRSLARSIAQSYLLARAKLGFPMATPELRDEVLAKLEAAE, encoded by the coding sequence TTGAGCCAGACTACGCCTGCCGTGCGCACCTTCCAAGACCTGATCCTCGCCCTGCAAAGCTACTGGGCCGAGCAGGGTTGCGTGGTCCTGCAGCCCTATGACATGGAAATGGGCGCCGGTACATTCCACACCGCCACCTTCTTGCGCGCCATCGGTCCCGAGACCTGGAACGCCGCCTACGTCCAGCCTTCGCGCCGCCCGGCCGACGGCCGCTACGGCGAGAACCCCAACCGCCTGCAGCACTACTACCAGTTTCAGGTGGTGCTCAAGCCCAACCCGGACAACATCCAGGACCTGTACCTGGAGTCGCTGCGCCGCATCGGCGTCGATACCTCGGTGCACGACGTGCGCTTCGTGGAGGACAACTGGGAATCGCCGACCCTCGGCGCCTGGGGTCTGGGCTGGGAAGTCTGGCTCAACGGCATGGAAGTCACCCAGTTCACCTACTTCCAGCAGGTCGGCGGCGTCGAGTGCTACCCGGTCACCGGTGAGATCACCTATGGCCTGGAGCGCCTGGCCATGTACCTGCAGGGTGTCGACTCGGTCTACGACCTGATCTGGGCCGACGGTCCGTTCGGCACCGTGACCTATGGCGATGTGTTCCACCAGAACGAGGTGGAACAGTCGACCTACAACTTCGAGCACGCCAATGTGCCGAAGCTGTTCGAACTCTTCGATTTCTACGAGAGCGAAGCCAACCGGCTGATGGCCGCCGAGCTGCCGCTGCCGGCCTACGAGATGGTGGTCAAGGCGTCGCACACCTTCAACCTGCTCGATGCCCGTCGCGCCATTTCGGTCACCGCGCGCCAGCAGTACATCCTGCGCGTGCGCAGCCTGGCCCGTTCGATCGCCCAGAGCTACCTGCTGGCCCGCGCCAAACTCGGCTTCCCCATGGCCACCCCCGAACTGCGTGACGAAGTGCTGGCCAAGCTGGAGGCTGCAGAATGA
- a CDS encoding DNA-3-methyladenine glycosylase I, with protein sequence MPRCAWCGTDPLYIDYHDREWGVPARDPQVLFEFLLLEAFQAGLSWITVLRKRERYRQVLFGFDAERLARMSDAEIDERMQDPGIIRNRRKLEAARSNARAWLQLEDPVGFVWSFVGGEPKINRFERLDQVPAVSPEAEAMSRALKKAGFSFVGPTICYAYMQACGMVMDHLIDCERHAALVGGD encoded by the coding sequence ATGCCACGTTGCGCCTGGTGCGGCACGGATCCGCTGTACATCGACTACCACGATCGCGAATGGGGCGTACCGGCCCGCGATCCGCAGGTGCTGTTCGAATTCCTCTTGCTCGAGGCCTTTCAGGCGGGGCTTTCCTGGATCACCGTACTGCGCAAGCGCGAGCGCTACCGGCAGGTGCTGTTCGGCTTCGATGCCGAGCGCCTGGCGCGCATGAGCGATGCCGAGATCGACGAGCGCATGCAGGATCCCGGCATCATCCGCAACCGGCGCAAGCTCGAGGCGGCGCGCAGCAACGCGCGTGCCTGGTTGCAGCTGGAGGATCCGGTGGGGTTCGTCTGGTCCTTCGTCGGCGGCGAACCGAAGATCAATCGCTTCGAGCGCCTGGATCAGGTGCCGGCGGTCTCGCCCGAGGCCGAGGCCATGAGCCGCGCGCTGAAAAAAGCCGGCTTCAGCTTTGTCGGCCCGACCATCTGCTATGCCTACATGCAGGCTTGCGGCATGGTGATGGACCATCTGATCGATTGCGAACGGCATGCCGCGCTGGTCGGCGGCGATTGA
- a CDS encoding lysophospholipid acyltransferase, with protein sequence MEKLKGALVVGSLRLFARLPWRMVQGLGSAIGWLMWKLPNRSREVARINLHKCFPELSAAELDVLLGKTLRQTGMTFTESACAWIWPAEKTLGLIREVEGLEVLQAALASGKGVVGITSHLGNWEVLNHFYCAQCKPIIFYRPPKLKAVDELLQQQRVQLGNRVAPSTREGILSVIKEVRRGGAVGIPADPEPSEGSGLFVPFFATQALTSKFVPGMLAGGKAVGVFLHALRLEDGSGYKVILEAAPEGMYSEDAETGVAAMSAMIEKYVRAYPSQYMWTMKRFKKRPAGEKRWY encoded by the coding sequence GTGGAAAAGCTCAAAGGTGCCCTGGTCGTCGGTTCCCTGCGACTGTTCGCCCGGTTGCCCTGGCGCATGGTGCAGGGGCTGGGCTCGGCGATCGGCTGGCTGATGTGGAAGCTGCCGAACCGCTCGCGCGAGGTGGCGCGGATCAACCTGCACAAGTGCTTTCCCGAGCTGAGTGCCGCCGAACTGGATGTGCTGCTCGGAAAGACGCTGCGGCAGACCGGCATGACCTTCACCGAAAGCGCCTGCGCCTGGATCTGGCCGGCTGAGAAGACCCTCGGGCTGATTCGCGAAGTCGAAGGCCTCGAGGTGCTGCAGGCGGCGCTGGCGTCTGGCAAGGGGGTGGTCGGTATCACCAGCCACCTGGGAAACTGGGAAGTGCTGAACCATTTCTACTGCGCGCAGTGCAAGCCGATCATCTTCTACCGGCCGCCAAAGCTGAAGGCGGTGGACGAGTTGCTGCAGCAGCAGCGCGTGCAGCTGGGCAACCGGGTCGCGCCCTCGACCCGGGAAGGCATCCTCAGCGTGATCAAGGAAGTCCGTCGTGGCGGTGCGGTTGGCATCCCGGCCGATCCGGAACCGAGCGAAGGCAGCGGGCTGTTTGTGCCTTTCTTCGCCACCCAGGCGCTGACCAGCAAGTTCGTGCCCGGCATGCTCGCCGGCGGCAAGGCGGTCGGCGTTTTTCTTCACGCGTTGCGCCTGGAGGACGGTTCGGGCTACAAGGTGATCCTCGAGGCGGCGCCCGAAGGGATGTATAGCGAGGACGCCGAAACCGGCGTGGCGGCCATGAGCGCGATGATCGAGAAGTACGTGCGGGCCTACCCCAGCCAGTACATGTGGACGATGAAGCGCTTCAAGAAGCGCCCCGCCGGCGAAAAGCGCTGGTACTGA
- a CDS encoding PilZ domain-containing protein has product MRNQRQHPRTNMKCRIRITHPAFGEVFAHTRDLSDGGVYVRHPELVVLKPGDEVTGQVQDLPIPAPELRMVVMRVDAEGIGLQFLRED; this is encoded by the coding sequence ATGCGCAACCAGCGTCAGCATCCACGTACCAACATGAAGTGCCGTATTCGCATCACCCATCCGGCCTTCGGCGAGGTGTTCGCCCACACCCGCGACCTGTCCGATGGTGGCGTCTATGTGCGGCATCCGGAGTTGGTAGTGCTGAAGCCTGGCGACGAGGTGACCGGTCAGGTTCAGGACCTGCCGATTCCAGCGCCGGAACTGCGGATGGTGGTGATGCGGGTCGATGCCGAGGGGATCGGCCTGCAGTTCCTGCGCGAGGACTGA